A genomic window from Cryobacterium sp. SO2 includes:
- a CDS encoding cupin domain-containing protein translates to MSSGERGPSDRPALARLLPGPPDSLSPERFGAEHWDRLPLFTRAASLPGGFGDLFSADAVDELVTRRGLRTPFVRMARAGTVLDPARYTAPGGLGAEIADQVSADKVLDEFTGGATLVLQGLHRTWPAVAEFTRRLVADLGHPVQVNAYVTPASERGFDPHYDVHDVFVIQILGEKRWRIHPSVYPRPLRDQPWTDHREAVDHQAQGVPFLDEVFRPNDVLYLPRGWIHSATALGGTSIHLTIGVAALTRHDVLREAIIAAANDETLRAALPLGVDLTDAAAARTLVAEVVKGLTRFVTAEPERADAVARRLALRVRDSSRPEPIAPLATTEAATALHEATTVSLRHGLDARLRPGPRDREVSLLLPGKSLTLPAEATDALTQVLAGGTVQAGGLDGLDTASSLVVARRLVREGVLVVR, encoded by the coding sequence ATGAGTAGCGGGGAGCGCGGGCCGAGCGATCGTCCCGCGCTCGCGCGCCTGCTGCCAGGGCCGCCCGACTCGCTCTCGCCAGAACGCTTCGGCGCTGAGCACTGGGACCGGCTCCCGCTGTTCACCCGGGCGGCGAGCCTTCCGGGCGGGTTCGGCGACCTCTTCAGCGCGGATGCGGTCGACGAGCTGGTCACCCGGCGGGGGTTGCGCACGCCCTTCGTGCGCATGGCCAGGGCGGGCACCGTGCTCGACCCCGCTCGGTATACGGCGCCGGGCGGGTTGGGCGCCGAGATCGCCGACCAGGTGAGCGCAGACAAGGTGCTCGACGAGTTCACCGGCGGCGCCACCCTCGTGCTGCAGGGCCTGCACCGCACCTGGCCGGCCGTGGCCGAATTCACCCGCCGGCTGGTGGCCGACCTCGGACACCCCGTCCAGGTGAACGCGTACGTCACGCCGGCCTCTGAGCGCGGTTTCGACCCGCACTACGACGTGCACGATGTCTTCGTGATCCAGATCCTGGGGGAGAAGCGGTGGCGCATCCATCCATCGGTGTACCCCCGCCCGCTGCGCGACCAGCCCTGGACCGATCATCGCGAGGCCGTTGACCACCAGGCGCAGGGCGTCCCGTTCCTCGACGAGGTGTTCCGCCCGAATGACGTGCTCTACCTGCCCAGGGGCTGGATCCACTCGGCCACCGCCCTCGGCGGCACCTCGATCCACCTCACCATCGGCGTTGCCGCCCTCACCCGCCACGATGTGCTGCGCGAGGCCATCATCGCCGCCGCGAACGACGAGACTCTCCGCGCCGCGCTTCCCCTGGGTGTCGACCTCACGGATGCGGCCGCAGCTCGCACCCTCGTGGCCGAGGTCGTGAAGGGACTCACGCGGTTCGTCACCGCCGAGCCCGAGCGGGCCGACGCCGTGGCCCGGCGGCTCGCACTCAGGGTGCGGGACTCCTCCCGCCCCGAACCGATCGCCCCGCTGGCGACGACGGAGGCGGCCACCGCACTGCACGAGGCGACCACCGTGAGCCTGCGGCACGGGCTCGACGCCCGCCTGCGGCCCGGCCCCCGCGACCGTGAGGTGTCGCTCCTGCTGCCGGGCAAGTCCCTCACCCTGCCCGCCGAGGCCACCGACGCTCTGACGCAGGTGCTGGCGGGAGGCACAGTGCAGGCCGGCGGTCTGGACGGCCTGGATACGGCCTCGTCGCTCGTGGTCGCCCGGCGCCTCGTGCGCGAGGGCGTCCTGGTCGTGCGGTGA
- a CDS encoding sucrase ferredoxin: MSEGTAVDGAAVDGAAVDGAAFDGPIPGWLPCSDRSLERDDPLAGTAGYGERWFLVEIDGAWGTHAFLQSPLPPALARALVDRIEGAGIRPLAIRRTGRNAQQRRAQTAWRWAAVDCRVGRESVRWGSVSDPGDLLRVPLDGATGEPNPEPLICVCTHARHDQCCAVKGRPVVTALAQAYGDATWECSHLGGDRFAATLILFPHGLYYGRVGAADAPGLVEAYLRGRIEPRWFRGRSALPNAVQAAAAFVAADRGDDRIDAFDFRSWTEAGGVHTVTFTHAGRAVTATLAETLSQPLLSTCAATVARPVREFELRSVTSI; the protein is encoded by the coding sequence GTGAGCGAGGGGACTGCGGTCGACGGGGCTGCGGTCGACGGGGCTGCGGTCGACGGGGCTGCGTTCGATGGGCCCATCCCCGGCTGGCTGCCGTGCAGCGATCGGTCGCTCGAACGCGACGACCCGCTCGCCGGCACGGCCGGCTACGGCGAACGCTGGTTCCTCGTCGAGATCGACGGAGCCTGGGGCACTCACGCGTTCCTGCAGTCGCCGCTTCCCCCCGCACTCGCCCGTGCCCTGGTCGACCGCATCGAGGGAGCAGGCATCCGTCCCCTCGCCATCCGCCGCACCGGGCGCAACGCTCAGCAGCGCCGTGCCCAGACCGCATGGCGCTGGGCGGCCGTTGACTGCCGGGTGGGGCGCGAGTCCGTGCGCTGGGGATCGGTGTCAGACCCCGGCGACCTCCTGCGGGTCCCGCTCGACGGGGCCACGGGCGAGCCCAACCCCGAGCCGCTCATCTGCGTGTGCACCCACGCCCGCCACGACCAGTGCTGTGCGGTCAAAGGCCGCCCGGTGGTCACGGCCCTCGCGCAGGCCTATGGCGACGCCACCTGGGAGTGTTCGCACCTGGGCGGCGACAGGTTCGCGGCCACTCTGATCCTCTTTCCGCACGGGCTGTACTACGGCAGGGTGGGTGCCGCGGATGCCCCCGGCCTGGTCGAGGCTTACCTGCGCGGCCGTATCGAGCCGCGCTGGTTCCGCGGCCGCAGCGCCCTGCCGAATGCGGTGCAGGCAGCGGCGGCCTTCGTCGCGGCCGACCGAGGCGACGACCGCATCGACGCCTTCGACTTCCGGTCGTGGACCGAGGCCGGGGGAGTGCACACCGTCACCTTCACGCATGCCGGTCGGGCCGTCACGGCGACCCTCGCCGAAACCCTCTCCCAGCCATTGCTGAGCACCTGCGCGGCCACCGTGGCCCGGCCGGTGCGAGAGTTCGAATTGCGCTCGGTGACGTCAATATAA
- the pflB gene encoding formate C-acetyltransferase, giving the protein MTVTDGIRSDQRGLAETGPAEFVSGPWQDSINLRDFIQRNYTPYLGDASFLAGATERTTGIWAKLSAMFPVEREKGVYDIDATTPSSITAHKPGYIDKDNEVIVGLQTDAPLKRAIMPFGGWRMVATSLETYGYPVSPELEKIFTDYRKTHNTAVFDVYPPGVRRARSSHLITGLPDAYGRGRIIGDYRRVALYGIDALVAGKKNDRAELDMEPSTEDIIRAREENSEQIRALKELAQMAASYGSDITKPATTAKEAVQWLYFAYLGAVKEQNGAAMSFGRNAAFLDAYIERDLASGVLTEEGAQELIDDLVIKLRIVRFLRTPEYDEIFAGDPTWVTESLAGIGEDGRPLVTKTAFRFLQTLYNVGPAPEPNLTVLWSDKLPEGFKRFCAQVSIDTSAIQYESDELIRNEMGDDAAIACCVSPMRVGKQMQFFGARVNAVKALLYSINGGKDEVSGKQIAPATAPNTDEILDYDTVFPAYLETLEWLAETYVTALNCIHYMHDKYAYERLEMALHDKEIIRTLACGIAGLSVVADSLSAIKYATVRPVRDETGLVVDYTVEGEFPTFGNDDDRVDVIAVDVMERFMTMIRKHPTYRDAIHTQSILTITSNVVYGKATGNTPDGRRKGEPFAPGANPMNGRDTHGMLASALSVAKLPYSEAQDGISLTNTVVPSGLGHTKDEQITSLVGLLDAFTSATGYHLNVNVLNKETLEDAMLHPENYPQLTIRVSGYAVNFVRLTREQQMDVISRTFHSH; this is encoded by the coding sequence ATGACCGTCACAGATGGCATCAGAAGCGACCAGCGCGGTCTCGCAGAAACCGGCCCGGCCGAATTCGTCAGCGGCCCGTGGCAGGACTCGATCAACCTGCGCGACTTCATCCAGCGCAACTACACGCCGTACCTCGGCGACGCCAGCTTCCTCGCCGGCGCCACCGAGCGCACCACCGGCATCTGGGCAAAGCTGTCCGCGATGTTCCCGGTTGAGCGCGAAAAGGGCGTCTACGACATCGACGCGACGACCCCGTCGTCCATCACCGCGCACAAGCCCGGATACATCGACAAGGACAACGAGGTCATCGTCGGCCTCCAGACCGACGCGCCGCTCAAGCGCGCGATCATGCCTTTCGGCGGCTGGCGCATGGTCGCCACCTCGCTCGAGACCTACGGCTACCCGGTCTCGCCCGAGCTGGAGAAGATCTTCACCGACTACCGCAAGACCCACAACACCGCGGTCTTCGACGTCTACCCTCCCGGCGTGCGCCGTGCGCGCAGCAGCCACCTGATCACCGGTCTTCCGGATGCATACGGCCGCGGCCGCATCATCGGTGACTACCGTCGCGTTGCCCTCTACGGCATCGACGCCCTCGTCGCCGGCAAGAAGAACGACCGTGCAGAGCTGGACATGGAGCCCTCGACCGAGGACATCATCCGTGCCCGCGAGGAAAACTCGGAGCAGATCCGGGCCCTCAAGGAACTCGCTCAGATGGCCGCCAGCTACGGCTCGGACATCACCAAGCCCGCCACCACCGCCAAGGAAGCCGTTCAGTGGCTGTACTTCGCGTACCTCGGTGCGGTCAAGGAGCAGAACGGTGCGGCCATGTCGTTCGGCCGTAACGCAGCCTTCCTCGACGCCTACATCGAGCGCGATCTCGCCTCGGGCGTTCTGACCGAAGAGGGCGCCCAGGAGCTCATCGACGACCTCGTCATCAAGCTGCGCATCGTCCGTTTCCTCCGTACCCCGGAGTACGACGAGATCTTCGCCGGCGACCCCACCTGGGTCACCGAGTCGCTCGCCGGCATCGGTGAAGACGGTCGCCCGCTCGTCACTAAGACCGCGTTCCGCTTCCTGCAGACCCTCTACAACGTGGGCCCCGCACCCGAGCCGAACCTGACCGTGCTGTGGAGCGACAAGCTGCCCGAGGGCTTCAAGCGCTTCTGCGCCCAGGTCTCGATCGACACGTCGGCCATCCAGTACGAGTCCGACGAACTGATCCGCAACGAGATGGGTGACGACGCCGCGATCGCATGTTGCGTGTCCCCGATGCGCGTCGGCAAGCAGATGCAGTTCTTCGGAGCCCGCGTCAACGCCGTCAAGGCGCTGCTGTACTCGATCAACGGCGGCAAGGACGAGGTGTCCGGCAAGCAGATCGCTCCGGCCACCGCGCCGAACACCGATGAGATCCTCGACTACGACACCGTCTTCCCGGCCTACCTCGAGACCCTCGAGTGGCTTGCAGAGACCTACGTCACCGCGCTGAACTGCATCCACTACATGCACGACAAGTACGCGTACGAGCGCCTCGAAATGGCACTGCACGACAAGGAAATCATCCGCACCCTGGCCTGCGGCATCGCCGGCCTGAGCGTGGTTGCCGACTCGCTGTCCGCTATCAAGTACGCCACGGTCCGTCCGGTCCGCGACGAGACCGGCCTGGTTGTCGACTACACCGTCGAAGGCGAATTCCCCACCTTCGGTAACGACGACGACCGCGTCGACGTCATTGCAGTCGACGTCATGGAACGCTTCATGACGATGATCCGCAAGCACCCGACCTACCGCGACGCCATCCACACCCAGTCGATCCTGACGATCACGTCCAACGTGGTCTACGGCAAGGCCACCGGCAACACGCCCGATGGTCGCCGCAAGGGTGAGCCGTTCGCACCGGGCGCAAACCCGATGAACGGCCGCGACACGCACGGCATGCTCGCGTCGGCACTCAGTGTCGCCAAGCTCCCGTACAGTGAAGCGCAGGACGGCATCTCGCTGACGAACACGGTTGTCCCCAGTGGCCTCGGTCACACCAAGGACGAGCAGATCACCAGCCTGGTCGGCCTGCTCGACGCGTTCACGTCGGCCACCGGTTACCACCTGAACGTCAACGTGCTCAACAAAGAGACTCTCGAAGACGCGATGCTGCACCCGGAGAACTACCCGCAGTTGACGATCCGCGTTTCCGGCTACGCCGTGAACTTCGTCCGCCTCACCCGCGAGCAGCAGATGGATGTCATCAGCCGCACGTTCCACTCGCACTAA
- the pflA gene encoding pyruvate formate-lyase-activating protein, with protein sequence MTAINLGFPSVACPVVELSGEHVDLSAPVSDDISALNDADRKAELHTLEMKAIREGTVASVHSWELVTAVDGPGTRMTLFLSGCLLRCQYCHNPDTWKMRDGLVTPIDELVARMTRYLGVFKATNGGLTISGGEPLMQPAFVKRMFKEAHALGVHTTLDTSGYLGKSASDELLDNVDLVLLDVKSGLPDTYKTVTGRELAPTIAFGDRLAERNIPVWVRFVLVPGLTDAVDNVEAVVDIVKSWPNVQRVEVLPFHQMGEDKWDRLSIPYPLHGVHPPENDLLARVRAQFESRGLTVF encoded by the coding sequence ATGACTGCAATCAACCTCGGCTTCCCTAGCGTTGCCTGTCCTGTTGTCGAACTGTCCGGAGAACACGTCGACCTGTCGGCGCCCGTCTCCGACGACATCAGTGCTCTGAACGACGCCGACCGCAAGGCCGAGCTGCACACCCTGGAGATGAAGGCGATCCGCGAGGGCACCGTCGCCAGCGTTCACTCCTGGGAGCTCGTGACGGCCGTTGACGGCCCCGGCACCCGCATGACCCTGTTCCTCTCCGGCTGCCTGCTGCGCTGCCAGTACTGCCACAACCCGGACACCTGGAAGATGCGCGACGGCCTGGTCACCCCGATCGACGAACTCGTCGCCCGGATGACCCGCTACCTGGGCGTCTTCAAGGCCACCAACGGTGGCCTCACCATCTCCGGCGGCGAACCGCTCATGCAGCCCGCCTTCGTGAAGCGGATGTTCAAGGAAGCACACGCCCTCGGCGTGCACACCACCCTGGACACCTCCGGTTACCTCGGCAAGAGCGCCTCCGACGAACTCCTCGACAACGTCGACCTGGTTCTGCTCGACGTGAAGTCGGGCCTCCCCGACACCTACAAGACCGTCACCGGCCGCGAACTCGCGCCGACCATCGCTTTCGGCGACAGGCTCGCCGAGCGCAACATCCCGGTCTGGGTGCGCTTCGTGCTCGTTCCCGGCCTCACCGACGCCGTCGACAACGTCGAAGCCGTCGTGGACATCGTGAAGAGCTGGCCCAATGTGCAGCGCGTCGAGGTGCTCCCCTTCCACCAGATGGGCGAAGACAAGTGGGATCGCCTGAGCATCCCCTACCCCCTGCACGGCGTGCACCCGCCGGAGAACGACCTGCTGGCCCGCGTGCGCGCCCAGTTCGAGTCGCGGGGGCTCACGGTCTTCTAG